In the Natrinema sp. CBA1119 genome, CGGACTGCTTGACGATGGCGAACGTCGCCCCGAGCCCGAACGACTTCCAGGCCTGCGAGAGCGCCAGTCCGACGAAGATCGCGACGATGGCCAGAGAGGTCGAGCCGATCGAGACGCCGGCGAGCGCGGGCGCACCGAGCCAGATCCCGAAGCCGAGCGTCGAGCACAGGCCAAACGCCGTCAGGGCGTACCGCGAGCCGATTCGATCGGAAATCGCTCCGCCCGGATAGGGATAGACGGCGCTGATGACGTTCCCGAACGTCCCGAACAGCCCGACGACGAACACGGACGCGCCCAGCGCCGACATGTACTCGGCCATGTATCGGCTCGTCATCTGGAAGCCGAGACTGAACGCGAACATCGCCACCGAGAGGACGAGCACGTCCCGCTCGAGCGCGAAGAACTGCCGGAACGGATCCAGCGGATCGGCCTCTTGATCCGTGGACTCCTGCTCGAGGCTCATGCGCGTCGCTTCGCAGGCCGACGGCTTGAAATTTGATCCGTCGGCCGACGCTGGCGCTGCCACCGACGCTGACAGCGTGGGATACGACAAAGGGAAGGGCTCATTAGCCAGTAGTGTGAGATCCAGCACATGGCTTCGTGGAAGCGGGATTTCGCGAGCGGGCTCGTCGTCCTCGGTCCCATCCTCGTTACGCTCTACGCGATCTACTGGCTCTACGGACTCGTTGCCGGGCTGACGCCCGGTCTCATTCTCGATTCTGGCGCGCTCACGCCGCTTATTCCCGGCTCGAGCGATCAGGCCGTCCAGACGCGCGAGCAACTCGCGCAGTTCCTTCGCGTGATCGTCGCGTTGACCGTCTTCGTCATTCTCACGTTTTCCGTCGGCTATCTCATGCGGACGACCGTCGGCGGGCTGGTCGAACGGCTGGTCGACAACATCGCGAACCGCGTTCCTGTGATTCGCGTCGTCTACAACGCCTCGAAGATGGCCGCCGAGACGGCCTTCGGCGAGCAGGATTCGCTCCAGAAACCGGTCAAGATCGAGACCTGGGAGGGGCTACGGATGACGGCGTTCAAGACCGGAAAGGTGACCGGCGACGGCCGCGAGGTACTCTTCTTGCCGACCTCGCCGAACATCACGACGGGGTACGTCGTCGAAGTCGAGTCCGACGAGATCACCGAACTCGACGAGGATGTCGAGGACGCGCTCACCCGCGTCCTGAGCGCCGGCTTCGGCGACGCCAACCACCGCGGCATGGACGCCGGCATCTCCATCGACGTTATCGACGACGCGAAAGCGAACGAATCCGACCGCGCCGGAACCGACCGCGCCGGAACCGACCGCGCCGGAACCGACCGCGCCGGAACCGACCGCGCCGGAACCGACCGCGCCGACGACGACTAACACCGACCTTTTGCTCTGCGCTCACTCCCGTCGGTCGTTCGCTCGGCAAAAGGTCGATCAAAAGCACTCCTCCTTCCTTTCCGCTCGTTTCTCTCGCTCCAAGTCAGTCGTCGGCCCGCTCGCTCCCTGCGGTCGCTCGCGGTGAGTGTCGGTTGACCGCCTGCCCTCCCCCGAGTCGCGCGCCTCTCGCAGTGCTCGAGGCGCGCTCCCGGCCACAGCACGCAATCGTGCACAGATCAGTAGAAGAATCCGGTTCACTTCGTCCTGAAGTCGCTATCTCGAGATCGATCAGACGCGTTGCTGTCGGGAATCAGCTCTCCTTACACGTCGACGTACTCGAACCACTCGTCGTACTCCTCGGAGCCTTCCTCGACGATCTCGAAGAATTTTTGCTGGATCTCTTCGGTGACGGGGCCGCGGGAGCCGTTTCCGATGACAACGTTGTCGACTTTCCGGATGGGCGTCACTTCGGCCGCGGAGCCGGTGAAGAACAGCTCGTCGGCCGTGTTGAGTTCGCCGCGCGAGATCGAGACGTTGTCGTGGACGGTGTACCCCAGATCCTCCGCGATCCGAATGACGGAATCTCGAGTGATGCCGTCGAGGATCGACTCCGAGAGCCCGGGCGTGTAGAGTTCGCCGTCGCGCACGAGGAAGACGTTCTCGCCGGGGCCCTCCGCGACGTTCCCCTCCTTGTTGAGGACGATGGCTTCCGCGTAGCCGTTCCGGCGCGCTTCCTCGCCGGCGAGCATGCTGTTGACGTAGAGACCGGTGGTCTTGGCGTTCGTCGGAATCTGACTCGAGGCGTGTTTTCGCCACGAGGAGATCATCACGTCGATGCCGTTCTCGAGGGCCTCCTCGCCGAGGTACGCACCCCACGGCCACGCCGCGACGGCGGTCCGGGTCGGGCAGTCCTCGGGACTGACGCCCAGCGAGTTGTAGCCGTAGAAGGCGATCGGCCGGATGTAACAGGAGGGAAGCTCCTGGCGCTTGATGAGCGCTTTCGTCGCCTCGGTGAGTTCCGCTTTCGTGTACTCGATGTCCATCTCGTACGGTTTCGTGGACTGGAACAGGCGCTCCAAGTGTTCCTCCCAGCGAAAGAGCGCCGGTCCGTTGTCGGTGTCGTAACAGCGCGCGCCCTCGAAGACGCCCGATCCGTAGTGGAGTCCGTGCGTGAGCACGTGGATCTGCGCGTCGTCCCAGTCGACGAACTCGCCGTCCAGCCAGATCGTGTCGACGTCCATCTCGTCGAATCCCATGATCGGGAGTGTTGCAAGCCACCGTACTAAGTGTTCGCGGTTCCGCTCGAGGAACCGGTCTACCGGGAACTTCGCGTCGTTCTCTCGGAACGTCGACGGTGCGCTCCGATTCGAAACGACGGCGACTACCGACAGCGCTCGAGGACCTCGCGACCCTCGAGGTAGGCGAAGCCGTGGCGGTCCGCGTAGGCGCGGGCGTCGGCGGGCGAAAGCGCCTCGCCGGTCTCATCGTCGAGCATCTCGCAGACGACGACGGCGGGCGACAGGTCGGCGGCCTCGGCCAGGGCGACCCCGAGTTCCGTGTGGCCCTCGCGCTGGACGAGCAGGTCCGGCGCGGCCTTGAGCAGGTGAACGTGGCCGGGGACCCGGAACTCCGCGGCGAACTCGGTTTCGTCAGGTGTGGCGGCGGCGTCGCCGAGCGCCCGGATGGTCGTCGAGCGATCGTCGTCGGTGATCCCGGTATAGGTGTCCCGGTGGTTGACCGTCAGCGAGAACGACGATCGGTCGTCGTAGCCGAGTTCGTGGTCGGCCGTCGCGGGGTGATCGATCACGTCCGAGTAGAACGGGAGGTCGAACGCCTCCGCGATATCGTGGCCGAGCGCGACGCAGACCAGGCCGCCGGCGTCGTTTCGCAATCGGGTGACGGCCTCGGGTGTCACGCTATCAGCGTGATAGATCAGGTCCGTCTCGCCCTCGCGGTCGGCCGCGTCGTGGACGAGAATCGGCTCGCCCGCCCGGAGCGACTCGAGGGCGTGCTCGAACGAGTTCGCAGGCGGATCGACGCTCGAGTTCGCCCCGGTGTCGGCGTTCGTTCCACCGTCGGCATTCGTTCCGCCGTCGGCATTCGACTGCGGACCGGCGTGGTGCCCCGTCATTCGCGATCCCCCACGGAGACGGTGACGTGATCGCCGTCCTCGAGGGAGAGTTCCTCCCGGAGTTTTTCGGGGGCGATGACCTCGAGTTGGTCGTCGTCGTGGTGGGTGCGTTCGGGGGCGATGGTGTAGGCGTTCTCGTAGGTCTCGCCGTCGGCGGTCTCGATCGTCGCGGGGTAGCAGACGGCGGGGCCGTAGGTCCGCTCGTCGGACTCCCAGCCGTCGATGGGGACGGGTTCGAGCGAGGCCATGGCGCTGCGCCGGCGGACGCTGTCCTCGCGGAGGTCGACGTTCAGCGTGCCGGGGAAGGGCTCGTAGCCGAGTCGCTCCTCGAACTGGCGTTGGTAGCCCGACAGCGAGATGTAGTGTCGACCTTCGCCCATCCCGCTGGTGACGGTCCCCTCGAGGCCGATCTGGGAGTCCGTCTCGAAGATGCGACGGTAATCCTCGTACTCGGCGTGGAGCGCTCGCTCCCCGATCTCCGTGATCGCGACCCACTGGCCGTCGCTGACGGTGTCGCGCTCGAGCAAGTCGGCGCTCTCGAGGCGCTGGAGTCGTCGCGAGGCGGTCTGGTTCGACGCGTCGAGGCGCTCCGCGAGGTGAGAACAGGAGATCTTGACGTCGCCCTCGAGTCCGCCCTCGAGCGCGAGGAGTTTGAGCACGGCGAGTTCGTCGTGCCCGACGGCGGACTCTGCTAGCACTGACATACACGCATCTATACCGTAGCCCCGTAAAAGTATACCGAATGTGGCATGCGTAACGGAACTGTGATGATGTTCACGACCGTTTATCGCGTACTCGGAAATGACCGACCGGGTGGAAAAAGCCACCGGTCCGATCGATACCGCTCGAGTGCGTTGGATCAAGTAGCACGTTTCGTCCCCACCGTATAGCCGATTTCTTCGCAGTAATCGCTTATACGGTCTGTTGGATTACAGCGCAAGATGACCTTCTCTACGTCATGACTTTCGTAGAATAAATAAATTAACTATTTCTATCTTTTATAATGCAAGGAGACCGGTTTTACCGTAGAATATAGAGCGTATAGGTACATTCGCATGAAACGTTTCTTCGAGGCCCTGTTCGGGCTGATCGCACTGACGGGCCTCCCGTATCTGATCTACCTCGTCGTGTACTACGTTCGGCGGCCAACGGGGACGCCCGCCGACACGTGGCCTCGAGAGCCGTCGGTGAGTATCGTCCTCCCGACGTACAACGAGGCCGCCATCGTCGAGTCGAAACTCGAGGAACTGGTCGAACTCGACTACCCCATGGAGAACGTGGAAATCGTCGTCGTCGACTCGAGCGACGACGGGACGGCGGAGCTGGTGGAGACCTTCTTCGCCGGCCGTCAGGAGCCGAAGCTGACGCTCATCCGGGAGGACGAGCGGCGAGGACTGGCGACCGCCTTGAATCAGGCCTACGCCGCCGCGGCGAACGAGGTCGTCGTCAAGACTGACTGCGACTCGCGGCTCGCACCCGACGCGGTTCGAACGGCGGTCGCGAACCTTGCCGATCCCGACGTGGGAGCGGTGACCGGCCGCAACGCCGAGGTCATCGGCGATAGCGAGGTCGAACAGGGGTATCGCGACATCCAGACGATGATCCAGATCCTCGAGTCCCACATCGACTCGACGCTGATCTTCCACGGCCCGTTCTCGGCGTTCGAGCGCGACGCAATCGTCCCAATCGACGATGACTCGATCGCCGACGACACCGAACTCGCGCTCAAAATCCGGCGAAACGGGGACCGGGTCGTCTTCGATCCCGATATCCATTACAGGGAGGCCGCTCACTCTGAATTCAGTAAGCGCCGGGAGCAAAAGGACCGCCGCGCGATGGGGCTCCTCCGATTGCTGTGGCGACAGCGCGACGCACTCGGCCGCCACGGGGCCTACGGCCGCATCGTCCTGCCCTTCAACTGGTGGTTCATGGTCGTCTCTCCGTGGCTCGTCGCCACCGGAATCGCCGTGGCCACGATCGGGTCGCTGGCGGTCGCCGGGCCCTTCGGGCTGGCGACTCCGGCCGGCGTTCTCGCCTTTACGGCGCTGGGCTCGCGCGATGCGCTCGGGCCGCTCCAGCCGCTGTACTCCCTGTTCGATACCCAGATCTCGCTCCTTCGGGCGAGCGTCTCGCTCGTCCGCGCTCGAGTCGCCAGCGACGAAGCGAGCCACGACGGCACCTGGTCGCCCGACGAGGAACTCCGGGAGGTGTTGCAGTGACGGACGTCGCGATCCTCCACGATCGCTTCCCCGGCATCGGCGGCGGCGAGGAGTTCGCACTCGAGGCCGCCCGGGTGCTCGACGCACCGATCTACACCGCCTACGTCGCCGAGGGGACCGACATCCCGGACGACGTCGACGTGATCCCGTTCCGGCAGGCCAAGTACACCTCGCTGCCGTGGCGGCCCTTCCTCGAGTGGACAAACGAGGGAATGAACCCCCTCGAGACGCTCAACGTCGCGCTCGATATGACCGACGCCCACCCGGATCTCGCGGCGTACGACGTGATCCTCGAGAGCGCGCCGCTGTCGAAGTACTACGTCCCCGATGTCGGTCAGCGGATCGTCCACTATCCCCACAGCCCGCCTCGGTGGCTGTACGACCTCTATCGCGATCGACTCTCCTCGTTCGAGTATCCGTTCGTCGAGACTGGGATCAAGGCCTACGCGAAGGGGTGGCGGGCGCTGGACAAGGAGGCGAACGACTACGTTGACCGCTTCGTCGCGAACAGCGAACTCGTCCGTGATCGGATTCGACGGTTCTACGACCGCGACGCCACGGTCATCTATCCGCCGGTGACCGGCGACTGGCGCAACGACGGCGACGAGGGCTACTTCGTCACCTGGTCTCGACTCGCCCCCGAGAAGCGGATCGATCTGATCGCGAAGGCCTTCGCCGGACTCGACGAGCGCCTCGTGATCGCCGGCGACGGGGAGCAGCGCGAGCGACTCGAGGAGTTCGCGTCGAACTACGACAACATCGAGGTTCGGGGGTACGTCGAGGACATCGAATCGCTCGTCGCGCGGGCGACCGCGGTCGTCTACGCCCCCAAACAGGAGGACTTCGGCCTCGTCGGGGCCGAGGCCATGATGTCCGGCAAGCCGCTGCTCGGCGTGAACGAGGGATTCACGCGGTACCAGGTACGGGGCGGTCGAACGGGATTGCTCTTCGAGCCGACGGTCGCATCGATCCGGGACGCGGTTCGGCGGTTCGATTCCGACGACTACGATTCGACGGAGATTCGGGCGGCTGCGAGGCGATACGAGTACGATCGGTTCGCCGAGGGGCTTCGCGACGTCGTCGAGCAAACGGCTGCCGCCGACATCGAGACACCGGAACGCAAAGCACAGCGGCAGCCGGAGCGCCCGACCGAAGCGAGACGAACCGCGGACCAGCAGCGCATCGAGGAGGCATCACAGCCGGTCGACGACGCCGACGAACCCCCCGATCTCGAGGAGGCGACGGATCGATGACGGCGAGCACGACCGCTCGCGGTCGAGGCGGCGACTCGAGCGGTGCTAGTCGAGACAGTGATTCAGTGGGACAGACGGGGACGGAGACGCCGCGTCCGCGGCGCGCTGCGACGAGCGACCGGTGTTTGCTCTATCAGAACAGCGACGCACACCCCGCACACCGCGTCTTTGCCGACGCCGTGAACGCCGACCGTCGTCACTTCGAGACCGGCGCTCGAGCGCCCGAACCGAACGGAAACACCGAGCGGACCATCGATCGACTTCGGACCGCAGGGACGTTGCCGGCGTACGATACCGTCATCGCGGAGGGGAGCGCGCCGCTCCAGACCGGACTCGCGTACAAACTGCGGCGGCCGGGAACGACCCTCGTCTATCTCGCCGCAGACGAGACGTTTGACACCCTTTCCGAGCGGCCGACGCGACACCTCTGGCGCGGTCTCAGACCCCTCTCGAGCCGGCTGCTGGACGGCGTGATCGCGGTCGGTCACGACGTCTACCGCTGGGCGCGGCCGTACATCGGCGATGTCCCGGTCGCGTACGTCCGGCCGCCGATCGTCGCCGAGAAGTACGAGCGACTCGCGTCGCTCTCGCCGAACTCGCCTCAGGATCCGTTCACGATCCTCTCGGCGGGCGAGGCCAAACCCGCGAACGGCTACGACCGACTGACTCGAGCGGTCAGACGGTTTGCGAGGACCGTCGACGCCGACGTTCGACTGGTTGTCCTCGGCGAGGGCCACGAGGTGGAAGCGTACGCGGACAGATCGCACGTGATCACGCCCGGATTCGTCGATCTGGATACCTTCGCTGACTGGTTCGACCGCGCGAGCGTCTACGTCCAGTCGTCGCGGGGCGACGCGTTTCCCGTCGCGGCGCTCGAGGGGATCCTGTCGGGGACGCCGACGATGGTCACCGACGCGACCGGCGTTCGGGAGTTACTGCCGTCTCGACAGGTCGTTCCGCCGACCGAGGCGGGCCTGCTCGAGGGTCTGTTTGACAGCTTCGAGCGGGCGCCGTCGGAGCGCCGAGCCGTCGGTCGCGAGCAGCGAAGCCTCGTGACCGACCTGACCGAATCGAATCAGGGCGACCGATTCAGCGCCGCACTCGCGCAATTCACATGACCGGGGCCGACCGACCGGACCGACCGAACATCGTCGTCGTCTGTCTCGACACCGTCAGAAAGGACGTCTACGACCGAGACGCGACCCGACTCCGGGAACTGGCGTCCGTCCGCTTCGAGGGGATGCGGGCGCTCGCGGGCTGGAGCGTCCCGAGCCACGCCGGGATGCTGACTGGCTCGGTCCCGTCGGAAACGGGCGTCCACGCTCACCAGCGCCGGTTCGACCCGATCGACGTCGCGGACACCTGGATCGCGCCCCTCTCGAGGGCGGGATACGAATCGGTCTGCGTCACGTCGAACATCTACGCTAGTCCCGTCTTCGGGTTCGACCGGTTCTTCGACCGGACGGTCCCCGTCTCGCCGAGTCGCAGGCTGCCAGCGGGGATGGACGTTCAGCGACACATCTCCAATCGATCGACCGAGGGCATGGAGGCTTACGCCGATTTCGTCCGGCAGGCCCTCGACCACGATTATCCGCTGCGATCGCTGGCCAACGGCGTCCTCCTCAAACTGGACGACGTGAGTCGGAAGCTGCCGATCGAGAAGCCGACCGACTTCGGCGGTCGGTCGATCGCTCGAGCCCTCGAGCGCGAGGTCACCGAGCCAGACGGGCCGGTGCTCGCCTTCGCCAACCTCATGGACGCCCACGGCCCCCACACCCCGTTTCGCGGGTTGGACGACTCGATTCACGGCGTTTCCGCGGCGTTCCACTCGAGTTCGTTCCGGGACTCGGACGTGAACGCCGCGAACGGTCTCGGCGAGTTCGAATCGTCCGTCGAGCACGTCCGCCGACTGTACGCCGCGACCGTCGACTACCTCGACCGGCTCGTCGCCGACCTCGTGAGGGCACTGGAGACCGGCGACGACCGCGAGTCGATCCTGATCGTGACGGCGGACCACGGTGAAAACCTCGGCTACGAATCCGACGGCTACCTCATGAACCATATGAGCAGCCTCTCGGAGGGGCTGTTGCACGTTCCGTTCGACATCGTTTCTACGAGCGACCGCGCCCTCGAGGTCGCGGAAGAGACTCCCGTCGACGTGGACGGGCTCAGTTCTCACGCCGATCTCGGCGACGTGATTCGCGCGCTCGCGAGCGAGGAGCCGTTCGATCCGTTCGCGTTCGAACGCGAGCGCGCTCGAACCGAGATCGTCGGTTCGGGCTCCGGGATCCCGGAGGACGGAGACGAATCGTACTGGGACCGGGGACAGCGGGTGCTCTATCGCGGCGATCGGAAGTACTACCGCGACCAGCTCGGCACCGAGGCGGTGTACGATGTCTCCGGCCCGCCGTCGAAGCAAGTCGAACGCCCCGACGAGACGGTGCCCGATGGCCTCTTCGAGTCCGCCTTCGGCGATTGGATCACTGACGAGGAGCACGATGAGTCGGCGTTCGCCGAGGAGGTAGACGCGGCGAGCCGCGCGCGACTCGAGGATCTGGGATACCTATGAGCACGAATTCGATTCGAACGGAGAGCACGAACACATGACGGACACGACCCTGCTAGTCACGGTTGACTCGCTTCGAACCGATCACGTGCAGTTTATGCCCCGGACCCTGTCATTTCTGGACGATACTCACGACGCCGCCTTCGCCACGAGCACCGCGACGCCCGGCAGCTTCCCGGCGATCATCGGCGGGGAGTACCCGGCCGGCAACGGGCTCGAGCCGACGGTCAGCGTCGCCCACGAGTTCGACGCCCACTGCGTCGGAATCACGACGAATCACCTGCTGTCCGCGGAGTACGACTACGCGACCGGGTTCGACTCGTTCACATCGCCCAAAGGCGGCGGTGAGTCGCTGAAGGACAAGGGGGCGATCGTGCTCGAGCGCGGTTCGCTTCCCTACAAAATCGCCAGTTGGGGCTACAACCGATACCAGCAACTCCGGAGTTACGTCGACGAGACCGAGAAGTCGTTCCGGCCCGCGGACGACGTCGTCGACCAGTTCCGAGCCGAAATCGACGGCCGCGAGGAGTGGTTCGGCTGGCTGCACTTCATGGAACCCCACCATCCCTACGACCCCGACGGCGCGGATATCGACCGAGCGGCGGCACAGCGGATCACTCGCCGCGTGCTTTCCGGTCGCGGCTCCGACGAGGACGAGGCCCTCGTTCGAGAGCTCTACCGGCAGGAGATCGCCGAACTCGACGCGGCCCTCGAGTCCCTCTGGAACGCGATCCCCGATGACGCTCGCGTCGTCTTCTGCGGCGATCACGGCGAACTCCTCGGCGAGGACGGCCTGTGGGGCCACCCCGGCGAGATGCGGCCCGAACTCCTGAACGTCCCCTTTGGCACGCGGAACGCGCCCGACCTCGGCGAGGTCGTCTCCCTGATCGACGTTCCGACGATCCTGACTGGCGTCGAACACCGCCAGGGGACGCTCGAGCGCGAAATCGCCTTCGCCGCCTACGGGGATCGAAAGGCCGCGATGACCGCCGACCGCATCGCGACGAAGGAGGGAACGTATCGACTCGAGGACGGCGAGAGGGTGGAAGACCCCGGTCTCGAGGGGGAACTCGAGCGGTTCGATCCCGCCTACGTCGTCAAGGAGGACGCGCTGCAGGAAGATCTGGAGGATCTGGGATACGCATGACTGTCGTCGTCCTGGCGCTCGACGCGCTCGACGCCGGACTGGTCGACCACTTCGACCTCGACGCCGTCCGCCTCGAGTCCGGCGGCGAGATCGAGACGTTCGCGAACACGCAGTCCGTGCCGTACACGCCGGAGGTCTGGGCGACCGTCGCGACCGGGCTCGAGCCGGCCGAACACGGGATCACCGGCGGCGGCACGAGCGAGTGGAAAAACCCCGCGCTCGACTTCGCGTCGTCGTTCACCGGTCGCCTCGACGAGTCGACCAGGGGAACGCTCGGCAAGCTCGTCCGGTCGCGGACCGGTAACCGCGAGCGCATCGGCGAGACGGACCGCGAGTCGATGTTCGACGCCGACGATGCGGTCGTCCACAACTGGCCGGGCGTCCACGACGGACGGCCGCTCCAGCGGGCCTGGGACCTGATGAACGCCGTCGCGGAGGGGATGCCTCGCCACGAGTTCGAGCGCGAACTGTTCGGCCTCTGCGCCCAGCAGTTCGGCTGGGCCCGCGAGATGCTCGCGCACCCGGTCTCGATCGCCGGGGTCCACATCCACACGCTCGATGCGGCGGGCCACGCCTACGCCGACGACGAAGCCGCGCTGGGTCGCGCCTACGATCGAGTCGGCGAGTACGTCGCGGAGGTCGTCGCCGCTCTCGGCGAGGACGACGACCTCCTCGTCGTCAGCGATCACGGGATGCGCGCCGCGTTCTATCCGCCCGACGCGGGCGAGAAGCCGGCGAGTCACTCCTGGCGCGCGTACGCGAGTTCCACGACCGAGACCGCTCCGGAGTCGGTGTACGACGTGCGGCAATGGGTGGAGGAACGCGCGGCGGCGTCCGGAGCGAGCGCGCCCGGGGGCGACGAGGGGATCGACATGCCGACCGACCGCCTGCGCGAACTCGGCTACCTCGATTGACGGTTCAGCGATGCAGCAATGCGGCGATGCGGCAATGCGGCGATGCGGCAACGCAACGATGCGGCGGTCGGAACGAGTGAGCAGCGTCGAAACGGACCGTTCAACGGTCGTAGTCGCTGCATAATTATCACCGATTCCGGTGGAGCAACCCGCAATGCGAATCCTGCTTCTCCGGACGTGGACGACGAACATCGGGAACGGCTTCATCGACTACGGGGCGAGAGCGATGCTCGAGCGGGCGTTTCCCGACGCGGAGATCGTCGAAACGGGCGGCTATCCCAACCACGCGGCGGACACCGCGGCGCTGTGGGGCGGCACCCGGAAGCTCGCTCGGATGACGGGGATCGGGCAGTCCGACTACGAGTCGCCGACCCACCGGATTCGGCGGAATACGATGAACGTCAGCGAACTGATCGACGCCGACCTGGCCGTCTTGCCTGGCTGCGTGCTCTCTCGACCGACCTTTCGGAAGTACTACGACACGCTCCGGCAACTCAGGGAGCGAGATATTCCGATCATTATTATCGGCGGAGGCGGCGAGGAGTACGACGAGGACGAGCGGCGGTACGTCGAGGCCGTCTTCGACGCGCTCGACATCGGCGTGTTGCTCACTCGGGACCGGACCGCCTACGAGGAGTACGGCGACCTCGTCGAGTACCTGTACGACGGCATCGACTGCTCGCTGTTCCTGGGCGACGCTCACCAGCCGCCGGAGGCGAACCGCGAGTTCGACGTCCACACGTTCGACAAGGGCGAGGAACCCGATATCGACGAGACCTCGACGCCGACGATCGTTCGGCCCGATCACGCCCCCTTCGACGAACCGTATCACTTCCCGGTCGGCGAGCGAGCGCGGGAACTGGTCGGCCTCGAGACGCCGCTGTTCGAGGCGGAGAACGTCTTCGTCTCCGACCTCGTGACCGATTACCTCTTCCTCTACGCGAACGCGGACGTGGTGCGATCGGACCGGATCCACGCCTGCCTTCCTGCGCTGACCTACGGCAACCGGGCTCAGTTCTACTTCGACACTCCTCGAGCGAACCTGTTCGATCGGGTCCCGATCGACGGCGACGTCACGAGCGAGCCGGTCCGGTTCGAGATGGACGAACTCGAGCGCGAGAAGGACGCGCAGGTCGACGCGCTCGAGGAAGGAATCGCAACGGTCCTGTGAGCGGAGCCGTGACGGTGACTCGACGGCCTCCTGCAGCCGGTTCCATCGCCGGGAGTAGGTTCTTTACCGGAGATATGGAACGATGAACGGAACCGCGACTATGGGAGACGAGCCATCCATCGCCCTCGTCGTGCTCGACACGCTTCGCGCGGATTCGTTCGACGAGCACTTCGAGTGGCTGCCGGGCGTGCAGTTCACGAACGCGTGGAGTACGACCCACTGGACGGCCCCGGCCCACGCCTCGCTGTTTACCGGTCGCTACGCGGTCGAGGCCGGCGTGACGATCAAATCACAGGAGTTCGATCGAGAGACCACGCGTCTTCCCGAACTGTTGCAGCATCGGGGGTATCGCACGCGGGCGTTCAGCTGTAACGTCAATATCTCGGCGCAACTGGGCTGGCACCACGGGTTCGACGAGTTCGACGGCGGCTGGCGGCTCCGCGGCCTCGGTGAGGACGTCTTCGACTGGGACGAGTTCATCGCCGAACACCGCTCCGACGGCCCCGAGCGCTACCTCCGGGCGCTCTGGCGCTGCGTCGACGACGACTGCGACACGACCCAGTCGCTGAAACAGGGCGCCCTGATGAAGCTCCGAGATATGGGACTCACGGGCCGCCACCCCGACGACGGCGCGGCCGAGTTCCGCGAGTACGTCCGCGATAGCTCGTGGAACCGAGATTCCGAGTTCCTCTTCGCGAACCTCATGGAGGCCCACCTGCCGTATGATCCGCCCGACGAGTACCGCACCTATCCGGACGAGGAGTCGCCCCACTTCGACAGCGTGAAGGCTACGCTCCGGGAGCCGTCGGCCGATCCGGACCGGATCAGGACCGCGTACGACGACGCCGTGCAGTACCTGTCGGACATATACCGCGACATCTACGGCGAACTCGCGGCGGAGTTCGACTACGTCGTGACGCTCGCCGACCACGGCGAAGCGCTCGGGGAGTACGGTGCGTGGCAACACGGCGGCGGG is a window encoding:
- a CDS encoding DUF120 domain-containing protein; translated protein: MSVLAESAVGHDELAVLKLLALEGGLEGDVKISCSHLAERLDASNQTASRRLQRLESADLLERDTVSDGQWVAITEIGERALHAEYEDYRRIFETDSQIGLEGTVTSGMGEGRHYISLSGYQRQFEERLGYEPFPGTLNVDLREDSVRRRSAMASLEPVPIDGWESDERTYGPAVCYPATIETADGETYENAYTIAPERTHHDDDQLEVIAPEKLREELSLEDGDHVTVSVGDRE
- a CDS encoding glycosyltransferase; amino-acid sequence: MTDVAILHDRFPGIGGGEEFALEAARVLDAPIYTAYVAEGTDIPDDVDVIPFRQAKYTSLPWRPFLEWTNEGMNPLETLNVALDMTDAHPDLAAYDVILESAPLSKYYVPDVGQRIVHYPHSPPRWLYDLYRDRLSSFEYPFVETGIKAYAKGWRALDKEANDYVDRFVANSELVRDRIRRFYDRDATVIYPPVTGDWRNDGDEGYFVTWSRLAPEKRIDLIAKAFAGLDERLVIAGDGEQRERLEEFASNYDNIEVRGYVEDIESLVARATAVVYAPKQEDFGLVGAEAMMSGKPLLGVNEGFTRYQVRGGRTGLLFEPTVASIRDAVRRFDSDDYDSTEIRAAARRYEYDRFAEGLRDVVEQTAAADIETPERKAQRQPERPTEARRTADQQRIEEASQPVDDADEPPDLEEATDR
- a CDS encoding DUF502 domain-containing protein, with the protein product MASWKRDFASGLVVLGPILVTLYAIYWLYGLVAGLTPGLILDSGALTPLIPGSSDQAVQTREQLAQFLRVIVALTVFVILTFSVGYLMRTTVGGLVERLVDNIANRVPVIRVVYNASKMAAETAFGEQDSLQKPVKIETWEGLRMTAFKTGKVTGDGREVLFLPTSPNITTGYVVEVESDEITELDEDVEDALTRVLSAGFGDANHRGMDAGISIDVIDDAKANESDRAGTDRAGTDRAGTDRAGTDRAGTDRADDD
- a CDS encoding branched-chain amino acid transaminase yields the protein MGFDEMDVDTIWLDGEFVDWDDAQIHVLTHGLHYGSGVFEGARCYDTDNGPALFRWEEHLERLFQSTKPYEMDIEYTKAELTEATKALIKRQELPSCYIRPIAFYGYNSLGVSPEDCPTRTAVAAWPWGAYLGEEALENGIDVMISSWRKHASSQIPTNAKTTGLYVNSMLAGEEARRNGYAEAIVLNKEGNVAEGPGENVFLVRDGELYTPGLSESILDGITRDSVIRIAEDLGYTVHDNVSISRGELNTADELFFTGSAAEVTPIRKVDNVVIGNGSRGPVTEEIQQKFFEIVEEGSEEYDEWFEYVDV
- a CDS encoding glycosyltransferase, translated to MKRFFEALFGLIALTGLPYLIYLVVYYVRRPTGTPADTWPREPSVSIVLPTYNEAAIVESKLEELVELDYPMENVEIVVVDSSDDGTAELVETFFAGRQEPKLTLIREDERRGLATALNQAYAAAANEVVVKTDCDSRLAPDAVRTAVANLADPDVGAVTGRNAEVIGDSEVEQGYRDIQTMIQILESHIDSTLIFHGPFSAFERDAIVPIDDDSIADDTELALKIRRNGDRVVFDPDIHYREAAHSEFSKRREQKDRRAMGLLRLLWRQRDALGRHGAYGRIVLPFNWWFMVVSPWLVATGIAVATIGSLAVAGPFGLATPAGVLAFTALGSRDALGPLQPLYSLFDTQISLLRASVSLVRARVASDEASHDGTWSPDEELREVLQ
- the ribB gene encoding 3,4-dihydroxy-2-butanone-4-phosphate synthase, yielding MTGHHAGPQSNADGGTNADGGTNADTGANSSVDPPANSFEHALESLRAGEPILVHDAADREGETDLIYHADSVTPEAVTRLRNDAGGLVCVALGHDIAEAFDLPFYSDVIDHPATADHELGYDDRSSFSLTVNHRDTYTGITDDDRSTTIRALGDAAATPDETEFAAEFRVPGHVHLLKAAPDLLVQREGHTELGVALAEAADLSPAVVVCEMLDDETGEALSPADARAYADRHGFAYLEGREVLERCR